From a region of the Panicum virgatum strain AP13 chromosome 2K, P.virgatum_v5, whole genome shotgun sequence genome:
- the LOC120662506 gene encoding F-box/LRR-repeat protein At3g03360-like isoform X2 encodes MAMDTTTRRRRRLEGEEEEEGLDRISGLPDAVLGEIVSLLPTKDGARTQVLSSRWRPLWRSAPLNLDPCGLSVGREISRILSAHLGPGRRFFIPRYILRPEGERSAATLLDGWLRSPALDNLQELDFHYGDRFPYAQVSPPPPLPASVHRFSSTLRVASFGGCGLPDGNATALHFPLLKQLSLLHVTISESSLHALLAGCPVLQSLLLSFNSGCRRLRIVSRSLRSIGVKPGRGDCRLQQLILEDAPSLERLLCSSSLCGRVIDISVISAPKLDTLGPLDDDFPRLDFGATVFQTVRPGEKNVWCRKYKNLVGTLDIRLKKIVLLRYRGNKSHVNFAKFFVLNARVLESMVFENEGKEKMISNEWAEKQHSLLQTKNRASRGAQFDFVCRPGPLGQVGIELAHDLSTDDPFVRFRDWS; translated from the exons ATGGCGATGGACACCACGactaggaggaggagaaggctggaaggggaggaagaggaggagggccTCGACCGCATTAGCGGCCTCCCCGACGCCGTCCTCGGCGAAATCGTCTCCCTTCTACCCACCAAGGATGGCGCCCGCACGCAGGTCCTCTCCTCCCGGTGGCGGCCCCTATGGCGCTCCGCTCCCCTCAACCTCGATCCCTGCGGCCTCTCGGTCGGCCGGGAGATCTCCCGCATCCTCTCGGCGCACCTGGGCCCCGGACGCCGCTTCTTCATCCCCAGGTACATCTTGCGCCCCGAAGGGGAACGCTCAGCCGCGACCCTCCTGGATGGCTGGCTCCGGTCTCCTGCCCTCGACAACCTACAGGAGCTCGATTTCCATTACGGAGATAGGTTTCCATATGCTCAAGtgagtccgccgccgccgctaccggCATCAGTGCACCGCTTCTCGTCGACTCTTCGCGTCGCCAGCTTCGGCGGCTGCGGCTTGCCGGACGGAAACGCTACCGCCCTCCACTTTCCACTTCTCAAGCAGCTGAGCCTTTTACATGTTACAATCTCGGAGAGCTCTCTGCATGCCTTGCTCGCCGGCTGCCCTGTCTTACAGAGCTTGCTGCTATCTTTCAACAGCGGCTGCCGTCGACTCCGAATTGTGTCTCGTAGCCTTAGAAGCATTGGTGTGAAGCCAGGTCGGGGAGACTGCAGGTTGCAACAGCTCATCCTCGAGGACGCCCCCTCTCTAGAAAGATTGCTTTGTTCTTCATCTTTGTGTGGCAGAGTAATAGACATCTCAGTAATTTCGGCTCCAAAATTGGATACTTTGGGACCACTCGATGATGATTTCCCCAGACTCGACTTTGGCGCTACAGTTTTTCAG ACAGTAAGGCCAGGGGAGAAAAATGTGTGGTGTCGTAAATACAAGAATCTCGTCGGCACCCTTGATATTCGACTCAAGAAAATTGTGTTGTTAAGGTATCGAGGCAACAAATCACATGTTAACTTTGCCAAATTCTTTGTACTGAATGCAAGAGTGCTAGAGTCAATGGTTTTTGAGAACGaagggaaagaaaaaatgaTTAGTAATGAGTGGGCTGAAAAACAGCACAGCCTGCTCCAAACCAAAAATAGGGCTTCTAGGGGCGCCCAGTTTGATTTTGTGTGTCGTCCTGGACCGCTTGGCCAGGTGGGTATTGAGCTAGCACATGATTTGTCAACAGATGACCCATTTGTAAGGTTCCGTGACTGGTCCTAG
- the LOC120662506 gene encoding F-box/LRR-repeat protein 13-like isoform X1, producing the protein MAMDTTTRRRRRLEGEEEEEGLDRISGLPDAVLGEIVSLLPTKDGARTQVLSSRWRPLWRSAPLNLDPCGLSVGREISRILSAHLGPGRRFFIPRYILRPEGERSAATLLDGWLRSPALDNLQELDFHYGDRFPYAQVSPPPPLPASVHRFSSTLRVASFGGCGLPDGNATALHFPLLKQLSLLHVTISESSLHALLAGCPVLQSLLLSFNSGCRRLRIVSRSLRSIGVKPGRGDCRLQQLILEDAPSLERLLCSSSLCGRVIDISVISAPKLDTLGPLDDDFPRLDFGATVFQGSHLVSLITVMPSVKILALVNAHLSLDVVINFMKCFPCLEKLYIKTVRPGEKNVWCRKYKNLVGTLDIRLKKIVLLRYRGNKSHVNFAKFFVLNARVLESMVFENEGKEKMISNEWAEKQHSLLQTKNRASRGAQFDFVCRPGPLGQVGIELAHDLSTDDPFVRFRDWS; encoded by the exons ATGGCGATGGACACCACGactaggaggaggagaaggctggaaggggaggaagaggaggagggccTCGACCGCATTAGCGGCCTCCCCGACGCCGTCCTCGGCGAAATCGTCTCCCTTCTACCCACCAAGGATGGCGCCCGCACGCAGGTCCTCTCCTCCCGGTGGCGGCCCCTATGGCGCTCCGCTCCCCTCAACCTCGATCCCTGCGGCCTCTCGGTCGGCCGGGAGATCTCCCGCATCCTCTCGGCGCACCTGGGCCCCGGACGCCGCTTCTTCATCCCCAGGTACATCTTGCGCCCCGAAGGGGAACGCTCAGCCGCGACCCTCCTGGATGGCTGGCTCCGGTCTCCTGCCCTCGACAACCTACAGGAGCTCGATTTCCATTACGGAGATAGGTTTCCATATGCTCAAGtgagtccgccgccgccgctaccggCATCAGTGCACCGCTTCTCGTCGACTCTTCGCGTCGCCAGCTTCGGCGGCTGCGGCTTGCCGGACGGAAACGCTACCGCCCTCCACTTTCCACTTCTCAAGCAGCTGAGCCTTTTACATGTTACAATCTCGGAGAGCTCTCTGCATGCCTTGCTCGCCGGCTGCCCTGTCTTACAGAGCTTGCTGCTATCTTTCAACAGCGGCTGCCGTCGACTCCGAATTGTGTCTCGTAGCCTTAGAAGCATTGGTGTGAAGCCAGGTCGGGGAGACTGCAGGTTGCAACAGCTCATCCTCGAGGACGCCCCCTCTCTAGAAAGATTGCTTTGTTCTTCATCTTTGTGTGGCAGAGTAATAGACATCTCAGTAATTTCGGCTCCAAAATTGGATACTTTGGGACCACTCGATGATGATTTCCCCAGACTCGACTTTGGCGCTACAGTTTTTCAG GGATCACACCTTGTTAGCTTGATAACAGTTATGCCCAGTGTGAAGATTTTAGCTTTAGTGAATGCGCATCTTAGTTTGGATGTGGTTATTAACTTTATGAAATGCTTCCCATGCTTggagaagttgtacatcaag ACAGTAAGGCCAGGGGAGAAAAATGTGTGGTGTCGTAAATACAAGAATCTCGTCGGCACCCTTGATATTCGACTCAAGAAAATTGTGTTGTTAAGGTATCGAGGCAACAAATCACATGTTAACTTTGCCAAATTCTTTGTACTGAATGCAAGAGTGCTAGAGTCAATGGTTTTTGAGAACGaagggaaagaaaaaatgaTTAGTAATGAGTGGGCTGAAAAACAGCACAGCCTGCTCCAAACCAAAAATAGGGCTTCTAGGGGCGCCCAGTTTGATTTTGTGTGTCGTCCTGGACCGCTTGGCCAGGTGGGTATTGAGCTAGCACATGATTTGTCAACAGATGACCCATTTGTAAGGTTCCGTGACTGGTCCTAG